One stretch of Paenibacillus sp. AN1007 DNA includes these proteins:
- a CDS encoding GNAT family N-acetyltransferase: MMIREAEFRDAAAIERLYRELLPSHTHTKVLAERIEEIRRHEHSYLFVYEVEKQVVGTAHLHICLDALAGNQPFGVVERVIISSEVQGQGYGTELMEHLEQICIRMNASKMLLASGASRHEAHHFYQKLGYDGESSRAFKKYL; this comes from the coding sequence ATGATGATCAGAGAAGCTGAATTTAGGGATGCAGCAGCGATTGAAAGATTGTACAGAGAGCTGCTTCCGAGCCATACGCATACAAAAGTGCTCGCTGAACGAATAGAAGAGATTAGACGCCACGAACACAGCTATCTCTTTGTGTATGAAGTTGAGAAACAGGTGGTAGGTACGGCGCATTTACATATTTGTCTGGATGCTCTCGCGGGGAACCAACCGTTTGGTGTGGTGGAGAGGGTCATTATATCCAGTGAGGTGCAGGGCCAGGGGTATGGTACAGAATTAATGGAACATCTGGAACAGATATGTATACGGATGAATGCATCGAAGATGCTGCTCGCCAGCGGCGCTTCCAGACATGAGGCCCATCATTTCTATCAAAAGCTTGGATATGATGGGGAGTCCAGCAGAGCTTTTAAGAAATATCTATAA
- a CDS encoding DUF1361 domain-containing protein: MRTNQDGYKHNKLWNKGRTAVLLTLLLMTLCCLGTAAYLRAKSGSNMYAFLVWDMFLAWVPLLISSLIVYVLECKGFKPGWLGAALVGLLCLIWLFFLPNAAYLYTEMLHAFRYFTAQPESPFWYNMDFWYSLTLSLGTAIVGLLLSTCSVRQIENVLYLFVHKYVCWIIISFILLLSSLGVYIGRYNRWNSWDVVSRPEQIITDLLHDFGAVDSMLLEFVILMSVVQGFVYIIVSLMSSRTNQRQH, translated from the coding sequence ATGAGGACTAACCAAGATGGATATAAACACAATAAGCTCTGGAATAAAGGACGTACAGCAGTGCTCTTGACGCTGCTGCTTATGACGTTATGCTGTCTTGGTACTGCGGCGTATCTGCGGGCAAAATCAGGATCGAATATGTATGCTTTTTTGGTCTGGGACATGTTTCTGGCATGGGTTCCACTGCTCATATCATCATTGATCGTTTATGTATTAGAATGTAAAGGTTTCAAACCCGGATGGTTGGGCGCTGCTCTAGTGGGCCTGCTTTGTCTGATTTGGCTTTTCTTTCTGCCCAATGCGGCCTATCTGTATACGGAGATGCTGCATGCCTTCCGGTATTTCACAGCTCAGCCAGAGTCCCCATTTTGGTATAACATGGATTTTTGGTATAGTCTTACACTTTCACTTGGTACGGCTATCGTGGGTTTATTACTCTCTACATGTTCTGTTAGGCAAATTGAAAACGTGCTGTATCTGTTTGTACATAAATATGTCTGCTGGATAATTATAAGTTTTATATTACTTCTGAGCAGTCTAGGCGTGTATATCGGCAGGTATAATCGCTGGAATTCATGGGATGTTGTATCCAGACCGGAGCAGATTATAACGGACTTGCTGCATGATTTCGGCGCAGTGGACAGTATGCTGCTCGAATTTGTAATCCTAATGTCTGTGGTGCAGGGATTCGTGTATATCATTGTTTCACTAATGAGTTCAAGAACAAACCAGCGGCAGCACTGA
- the dnaN gene encoding DNA polymerase III subunit beta has translation MRVIINRVRLLEQLTKAVRFVSSNEHVRVLECIYMETFTDRISLISGDGTAFFMTEIPAEDIQIQQSGKAAVQAKLLADIVRKMQENEIILSSEAAGDRLIVTTHSARSTFVLQLLQADEYPLPESIECSTLFTISGAGLKDGIRQTLFAVQKKEHMPTLTGVKMEVKDAALTMIGCDRYRMGKVKQALTSEMHVVSETAIVPGRTMNELEKLLGDEFVNVRLGKTKIEFTGEHFTLLTHSITGTYPNVEIGTDSAYAARFVVPASDLIAALDRTAIIASQEKTNLVQMRVQAEKVEFNASSQVNQSSETLSTYRFLGTECKVSLNVGYALEAIKALDAEQVQVQINQGMQMILFTSDEKEGALQLIMAARTAG, from the coding sequence ATGAGAGTGATTATAAACCGTGTTCGTTTGTTGGAGCAGTTAACCAAAGCGGTTCGCTTCGTATCATCCAATGAGCATGTCCGAGTGCTCGAATGTATATATATGGAGACGTTTACAGACCGGATCAGCTTGATTAGCGGAGATGGTACAGCTTTTTTTATGACGGAGATTCCTGCAGAGGATATTCAGATCCAGCAATCAGGGAAGGCTGCGGTTCAAGCAAAGCTGCTGGCTGATATTGTACGAAAGATGCAGGAGAACGAAATCATATTATCCAGCGAGGCAGCAGGTGACCGCCTAATCGTCACCACTCACTCCGCCAGATCAACTTTTGTACTCCAGCTGCTGCAGGCTGATGAATATCCGCTTCCAGAGTCGATCGAGTGCAGTACGTTATTTACGATCAGCGGGGCAGGCTTAAAAGATGGGATTCGTCAAACTTTGTTTGCGGTCCAGAAAAAAGAACATATGCCTACGCTGACTGGAGTGAAAATGGAGGTTAAGGATGCTGCGTTAACGATGATCGGCTGTGACCGATATCGGATGGGGAAGGTGAAGCAGGCTCTGACATCTGAGATGCATGTAGTGAGCGAAACAGCTATCGTTCCTGGCCGAACGATGAATGAGCTTGAGAAACTTCTCGGAGATGAATTTGTGAACGTTAGATTGGGCAAAACCAAGATTGAATTTACGGGTGAACATTTCACCCTTCTGACTCATTCAATTACAGGAACTTATCCGAATGTTGAAATCGGTACAGACTCGGCTTATGCAGCTCGTTTTGTCGTTCCTGCATCTGATCTGATAGCCGCACTGGACCGCACTGCAATAATCGCATCTCAGGAAAAAACCAATCTGGTCCAAATGCGGGTCCAAGCGGAAAAGGTTGAATTCAACGCCTCAAGTCAAGTAAATCAATCATCAGAAACACTCTCTACATATCGTTTTCTAGGAACGGAATGTAAAGTGTCATTGAATGTAGGTTACGCATTAGAAGCTATAAAAGCGCTGGACGCTGAGCAAGTTCAAGTACAGATTAACCAGGGGATGCAGATGATCCTTTTTACCTCAGATGAAAAAGAGGGGGCACTGCAGCTGATTATGGCGGCTCGTACCGCAGGTTGA
- a CDS encoding GNAT family N-acetyltransferase: protein MSLTEWTADTLQYDLSDEYSIRLADVKEWGLFCTVYYDMGYVGFFREEEFNSSRCSAYWIYQGERKVGGVRMEPNKMYHLFLIPPFQQGFEIVKLLKRKLMQWSDRSKRIVTFEILPSQADWFARAGFWPAEFRCRWMQRPTDHFDIEWDPRWSVQSPKIIENGAGGLKYVNEEEIARCDLESFGGSLEAARRKQKSLEDFTPDEDPNYTNEILTQASTLVYDQETGQLIANCRLCLQDNQAAVYSIGVIPSYRGRGLASQMLQRALTMLKGQYPFLRLYVMEGNDAESVYLNLGFVQGVQEIQTMYIPEEESE from the coding sequence ATGAGTCTAACCGAATGGACTGCGGATACGCTTCAATATGATCTGTCAGATGAATATTCGATTCGACTGGCTGATGTTAAGGAGTGGGGGTTATTCTGTACCGTTTATTATGATATGGGGTACGTTGGATTTTTCAGAGAAGAAGAGTTCAATTCCTCAAGGTGCAGTGCGTACTGGATCTATCAAGGGGAGCGCAAAGTAGGCGGTGTAAGGATGGAGCCCAACAAGATGTATCACTTGTTTCTCATCCCCCCTTTCCAGCAGGGCTTTGAGATCGTCAAGCTTCTGAAACGGAAATTAATGCAGTGGTCAGACCGCAGCAAACGCATCGTGACCTTTGAGATTTTACCGAGCCAAGCAGACTGGTTTGCAAGGGCCGGATTCTGGCCGGCCGAGTTCAGATGCCGCTGGATGCAGCGGCCTACGGATCATTTTGATATCGAGTGGGACCCTAGGTGGTCTGTACAGAGTCCGAAGATCATTGAAAACGGGGCGGGTGGATTGAAGTACGTCAACGAAGAAGAAATCGCCCGGTGTGATCTGGAAAGTTTCGGTGGAAGTCTTGAAGCGGCTCGAAGAAAGCAGAAATCACTGGAAGATTTTACACCTGATGAGGACCCCAACTACACTAACGAGATTCTGACGCAGGCCTCTACACTGGTATATGATCAGGAAACCGGTCAGTTGATTGCCAACTGCCGCTTGTGTCTGCAGGACAATCAGGCTGCCGTATACAGTATCGGTGTGATCCCTTCGTACAGAGGAAGAGGACTCGCTTCCCAGATGTTACAACGAGCATTAACCATGCTCAAGGGGCAGTATCCTTTTTTACGGCTGTACGTCATGGAGGGAAATGATGCGGAGTCGGTGTATTTGAATCTGGGTTTTGTCCAGGGGGTTCAGGAGATTCAGACCATGTATATTCCTGAGGAGGAATCGGAATGA
- a CDS encoding metallophosphoesterase family protein produces MKAAILTDIHGNAPALQAVLSDIDQQGDIEQLFCLGDMIGIGPYSNEVIEMLYSREHMTAIAGNHEEAVLHLLEGRGPLKGHKELQEHHEWVGRQLSEESIKLIQRLPKSIDKEVEGQHVLLTHYHMSDNKLDDIDREPSGVKLDAKYKETSYDLICFGHYHILHYFRTAQRVYMNPGALGCNEFAVARYGIAEFHKDRLDVKFTAVTYDNRQYLQAYERLNVPNKDFILKAFHGNQLDKEVQ; encoded by the coding sequence ATGAAGGCCGCCATTTTAACCGATATTCATGGAAATGCTCCAGCGCTTCAAGCCGTGTTAAGTGATATTGACCAGCAGGGGGACATCGAGCAGTTATTTTGTCTGGGAGACATGATTGGTATAGGTCCATATTCCAATGAAGTGATTGAAATGTTATACAGCCGTGAACACATGACGGCCATTGCAGGGAATCACGAAGAAGCGGTACTCCATTTACTTGAGGGAAGAGGTCCGTTGAAAGGGCACAAAGAATTGCAAGAACATCATGAGTGGGTTGGCAGACAGTTAAGCGAAGAATCCATCAAGCTAATACAGCGTCTGCCCAAATCTATAGACAAAGAAGTCGAAGGACAGCATGTGCTGCTGACTCATTATCATATGAGCGATAACAAGCTGGATGACATTGATCGGGAGCCTTCCGGCGTGAAGTTGGATGCAAAGTATAAAGAAACCTCGTATGACCTGATCTGTTTTGGACATTATCACATTCTTCATTATTTCAGGACGGCGCAGCGGGTCTATATGAATCCGGGAGCTTTAGGCTGTAATGAGTTTGCGGTTGCGCGATATGGCATTGCAGAGTTTCATAAGGATCGACTGGATGTGAAGTTCACGGCCGTTACCTATGACAACAGGCAGTATCTTCAAGCTTATGAGCGTCTGAACGTTCCGAATAAAGATTTTATTTTGAAAGCGTTCCATGGGAATCAACTTGACAAAGAAGTGCAGTAA
- a CDS encoding DinB family protein has product METFFRYNWIVREQWYAWCADLPPEELLRPRTGGVGSILRTLFHVIDVEWSWLQLLQGKPDDEEDFANYQTLQAVRELDHKLHKDVEAFVLAWEPGMEKKAFIDRRTDGRADMDAWGEIMRHVIAHEIHHMGQLSVWAREIGRVPVSANVIGKGLIKPNPNGRS; this is encoded by the coding sequence ATGGAGACGTTTTTTCGCTATAACTGGATCGTACGTGAACAGTGGTATGCATGGTGTGCAGACCTGCCGCCAGAAGAGCTGCTTCGCCCGCGTACAGGAGGGGTTGGGAGTATACTGAGAACTTTGTTTCACGTTATTGATGTGGAATGGAGCTGGCTGCAGCTGCTGCAGGGAAAACCGGACGATGAGGAGGATTTTGCCAACTATCAGACGCTCCAAGCCGTGCGTGAGCTGGATCATAAACTGCACAAGGACGTGGAAGCATTTGTTCTAGCCTGGGAGCCTGGTATGGAAAAGAAAGCTTTCATAGACCGCCGAACCGACGGGCGCGCGGACATGGATGCTTGGGGTGAAATTATGCGGCATGTGATTGCACATGAAATTCATCACATGGGACAGTTATCCGTATGGGCCAGAGAAATCGGTCGGGTACCTGTATCCGCTAATGTTATAGGCAAAGGCTTGATCAAGCCTAACCCGAACGGAAGGTCGTGA
- a CDS encoding aminoglycoside phosphotransferase family protein encodes MIRLGDMNWVHLDEKIRQGMQQQNQQIIPLTPGLEADVMCIRWNDQSYVLKIWNKESRPDIGKQYHLLLKLGQSGIQVSRPYGWGKDQDHNQVLLTSYDGVPVTRLDQKVLRRMACTLNDIHQYLFSIADTDADTEASKEYIPRCRFVDYFFPQIDKHADIYDRVNDVMQRVQIRQDHLIHGDYNLGNIVEMNGQHTVIDWTNGQYGDPRYDTAWSVFLITIYNGEEYGKLYRDELRTVSSCMLDEERAFEALAWLRWVLLSREGDVPRNSEVMRRMLNIAAHNLYLHTSLL; translated from the coding sequence GTGATACGGCTTGGTGACATGAACTGGGTTCATCTGGACGAAAAGATCAGGCAGGGTATGCAGCAGCAGAATCAGCAAATTATTCCGCTTACACCTGGGTTGGAAGCCGATGTGATGTGCATTAGATGGAATGATCAGTCGTACGTTCTGAAGATATGGAATAAGGAATCACGCCCGGATATCGGCAAACAATATCACCTGCTGCTGAAGCTGGGCCAGAGTGGAATTCAAGTGTCCAGACCCTATGGCTGGGGGAAGGATCAGGATCACAATCAGGTGCTGCTTACAAGTTACGATGGCGTACCAGTTACCCGGCTGGATCAAAAGGTTTTAAGGCGAATGGCCTGTACATTAAATGATATCCACCAGTATCTATTCAGCATCGCAGATACAGATGCAGATACAGAGGCGTCCAAAGAGTACATCCCTCGCTGCCGTTTTGTTGACTATTTTTTTCCTCAGATCGATAAACATGCTGATATTTATGATCGTGTGAATGATGTGATGCAGCGTGTACAGATCAGACAGGATCACTTGATTCACGGTGACTACAACTTGGGGAACATTGTCGAGATGAATGGACAGCACACGGTTATTGACTGGACCAATGGACAGTACGGAGATCCGAGATATGACACGGCATGGTCTGTCTTTTTAATCACCATCTATAACGGAGAAGAGTACGGTAAGCTTTATCGGGATGAGCTGCGGACTGTTTCAAGCTGTATGTTGGATGAAGAACGAGCCTTTGAGGCGCTTGCCTGGCTGCGCTGGGTGCTGCTGTCACGCGAGGGGGATGTTCCAAGAAATTCGGAAGTCATGCGGCGTATGCTGAACATTGCTGCGCATAACCTGTATCTGCACACCAGTTTGTTGTGA
- a CDS encoding endo-1,4-beta-xylanase, whose protein sequence is MSTEIPSLHTAYADLFKIGAAVHTRMLQSEGDFIAKHYNSVTAENQMKFEEVHPREHEYTFEAADEIVDFAVGRGIGVRGHTLVWHNQTPAWVFEDASGGPASRETMLSRLKQHIDTVVGRYKGQIYAWDVVNEAIEDKTDLIMRDTKWLRLVGEDYLHQAFSMAHEADPDALLFYNDYNETDPVKREKIYNLVRSLLDKGAPVHGIGMQGHWNIHGPSIEEIRQAIERYASLDVQLHVTELDLSVFRHDDRRTDLTEPTSEMMELQEKRYEDIFRLFREYKSNITSVTFWGVADNYSWLDHFPVRGRKNWPFVFDTQLQPKGSFWRILGQD, encoded by the coding sequence ATGTCTACTGAAATTCCGTCCCTACATACTGCTTATGCCGATTTGTTCAAGATAGGTGCGGCAGTACATACGAGAATGCTGCAGTCCGAAGGGGATTTTATTGCAAAGCATTATAACAGTGTTACCGCTGAGAACCAGATGAAGTTCGAAGAAGTTCATCCGCGAGAGCATGAATATACGTTTGAGGCAGCAGACGAGATTGTTGATTTTGCTGTTGGCCGGGGAATCGGTGTGCGCGGTCACACCTTGGTATGGCACAATCAGACACCAGCATGGGTGTTCGAAGATGCTTCCGGTGGTCCGGCTTCAAGAGAAACGATGCTGTCCCGGTTGAAGCAGCATATTGATACAGTCGTTGGCCGTTACAAAGGACAGATCTATGCTTGGGATGTTGTGAACGAGGCTATCGAAGATAAAACCGATCTGATTATGCGTGATACGAAGTGGCTGCGCTTGGTCGGAGAGGATTATTTGCATCAGGCGTTCAGTATGGCTCATGAGGCAGATCCGGATGCACTGCTGTTCTATAATGATTACAACGAGACAGACCCCGTGAAGCGGGAGAAAATATACAATCTGGTTCGGTCCCTCCTGGACAAGGGGGCACCTGTTCATGGTATTGGTATGCAGGGACACTGGAACATTCATGGTCCTTCCATTGAAGAGATCCGTCAGGCTATTGAACGTTATGCCTCACTGGATGTACAGCTTCATGTCACTGAGCTGGATCTGTCCGTCTTCCGTCATGACGATCGACGTACCGATCTGACGGAACCAACATCAGAGATGATGGAGCTTCAGGAGAAAAGGTATGAGGACATTTTTCGATTGTTCCGGGAGTATAAATCCAACATTACTTCCGTGACATTCTGGGGTGTGGCTGATAATTATTCGTGGTTGGATCATTTTCCGGTACGCGGCCGCAAAAACTGGCCGTTTGTATTCGATACACAGCTGCAGCCGAAGGGTTCGTTCTGGCGTATTCTTGGGCAGGACTGA
- a CDS encoding response regulator has protein sequence MYKVIVADDEPFMLEGWRTMIDWQGCGYELCGTATDGEEALELISHVNPDLVVTDIQMPVLDGLGLIRTMREELNYDSQIVIVTGYSEFGYAQQAIRYRVNEYVLKPLVPEEIHELLKNLIIPLDTQRQEIETRYAEERNEAAEMLDTFTDAGGVIEEADLEKMTSRAKQFLALIEAGDVNRIDRAVDDMLQEMRESRAARGWTQSAVRYVHGELLRRYGIIGADQTLLQKRTWHHTESWFHGELKQLFRQIAETFASSAQADPGSGGLVAEAVQYLKEHYRTKIKLQQLANHIHVNAAYLGQQFKREMGISFSEYVHRLRIEEARRMLRRTNMKISDIAFELGYHDAEYFTEKFKALTGELPSLYKNNNQG, from the coding sequence ATGTACAAGGTCATAGTAGCAGATGACGAGCCATTTATGCTGGAAGGCTGGAGAACGATGATCGATTGGCAGGGCTGCGGATATGAGTTATGTGGAACTGCGACAGATGGAGAAGAAGCACTTGAACTGATCAGCCATGTGAATCCGGATCTGGTTGTAACCGATATTCAGATGCCGGTACTTGATGGACTTGGCTTGATTCGAACGATGCGTGAAGAATTAAACTATGATTCCCAGATCGTCATCGTGACTGGTTATTCCGAATTCGGTTACGCACAGCAGGCGATACGATATCGGGTGAATGAATATGTACTCAAGCCTTTGGTGCCTGAAGAGATTCATGAGTTATTGAAAAATCTGATTATTCCTCTGGACACCCAGAGACAGGAAATCGAGACGAGGTATGCGGAAGAACGAAATGAGGCAGCGGAGATGCTGGATACGTTTACTGACGCAGGTGGTGTGATTGAAGAAGCGGATCTCGAAAAAATGACTTCTCGTGCCAAGCAGTTCCTGGCTTTGATTGAAGCGGGAGATGTGAACCGGATTGATCGTGCTGTGGACGATATGCTGCAGGAGATGCGCGAATCCCGGGCTGCGAGGGGCTGGACTCAAAGCGCTGTCAGGTATGTACATGGAGAACTGCTGCGGAGATATGGGATAATTGGAGCGGATCAGACGCTTCTGCAAAAACGAACCTGGCATCACACAGAGAGTTGGTTCCATGGAGAGTTAAAGCAGCTGTTTAGGCAGATTGCCGAAACGTTCGCTTCATCTGCTCAGGCTGATCCGGGTTCAGGAGGGCTGGTAGCAGAAGCTGTTCAGTATTTGAAGGAACATTACCGCACCAAAATCAAACTGCAGCAGCTGGCGAATCACATTCATGTGAATGCAGCTTATCTGGGCCAGCAGTTCAAGCGGGAGATGGGCATCAGCTTCAGCGAATATGTGCATCGTCTTCGAATCGAAGAGGCACGCCGGATGCTTCGCCGAACGAATATGAAAATTTCAGATATTGCATTCGAATTGGGTTATCATGATGCGGAGTATTTTACCGAGAAATTTAAAGCGCTTACAGGCGAACTCCCGTCCTTATATAAAAACAATAATCAAGGGTGA
- a CDS encoding sensor histidine kinase: protein MHKKKWTFHTVNDIPLRYKFLLIYVVSILLPIIAINLFFYQRTSADIKVREQENLRKSIDRAAGELVGMIDESVALSRMIAADDSLYEALDRTYESPVEYYNEYHIFLRDKLTRYMSANILEVRIFTDNDTIQTGSHYIVMKDKGSSLPGMKQLNQASGDILVIDYEEQTGFSRGKRISVIGKMKTFTSYANYAKYSKIDLEVNRIFSILNRETNSLQLRLVDGNSRPVVSSARFPADGQWSANVNSEYVLEKPLGNLAYLDGWKLIGVADTRHVDQLLKEARNSILWLALISVIVPSVLIYFILRSYHYRIRKLSRHMEKVRNERFDLIEIQEGRDEIGGLIRTFNMMISKIHSLINDVYKLEIRHKDLELDQVRTELSMLQSQMNPHFLFNTLNALLVVSTKNGYTEVSEIIKSLSLLMRQLLSRSDNLITLEEELQFTTLYLQIEKFRFGELFDYTFDIDPEAAGKRIPRMSIQPLVENACKHGLQARKTGRLIHITAKLGESGLVIRVIDNGIGMEQDKLRQLLQDVRSDQAKDGSHVGIRNVYRRLELFYDGDAAFTIRSEKGSGTEAGFHIPTDRL, encoded by the coding sequence GTGCATAAAAAAAAGTGGACTTTTCATACAGTGAATGATATCCCCCTTCGATACAAGTTTTTGCTAATTTATGTCGTGAGTATTCTTCTGCCCATTATCGCGATTAATCTGTTTTTCTATCAACGGACATCGGCAGATATCAAGGTGCGGGAACAGGAAAATCTGCGTAAATCCATTGACAGGGCCGCAGGTGAATTGGTGGGTATGATTGATGAGAGTGTTGCACTGAGTCGTATGATTGCAGCGGATGACTCCTTGTATGAAGCACTTGATCGTACTTATGAGTCACCTGTGGAGTATTACAACGAATACCACATTTTCCTGCGTGATAAATTGACTCGGTATATGTCAGCCAATATTCTTGAAGTTCGGATTTTCACGGATAACGATACCATTCAGACAGGTAGTCACTACATTGTCATGAAAGACAAGGGAAGTTCACTGCCTGGAATGAAGCAGTTAAATCAAGCAAGTGGGGATATTCTCGTTATCGATTATGAAGAACAGACCGGATTCAGCCGGGGGAAGCGAATCAGTGTCATCGGGAAGATGAAAACTTTTACTTCGTATGCTAACTATGCGAAGTATTCCAAAATCGATCTGGAAGTGAACCGGATTTTCAGCATACTTAATCGCGAGACGAACAGCCTGCAGCTCCGGCTTGTGGACGGAAATAGCCGCCCGGTTGTGTCCAGTGCACGCTTCCCTGCAGATGGACAGTGGTCTGCCAATGTGAATTCGGAATATGTGCTGGAGAAACCACTTGGCAATCTGGCTTATCTGGACGGCTGGAAGCTGATCGGGGTTGCGGACACGCGGCATGTCGACCAACTGCTGAAGGAAGCGCGGAATTCTATTTTGTGGCTGGCCTTAATAAGTGTAATCGTACCTTCGGTGCTCATCTATTTTATTCTGCGCTCGTATCACTATCGGATTCGCAAACTGTCACGGCATATGGAGAAAGTGCGTAATGAACGTTTTGATCTGATTGAGATACAGGAAGGCCGGGACGAGATCGGTGGTTTGATCCGCACATTTAATATGATGATTAGCAAAATTCATTCCCTGATCAATGATGTGTATAAGCTGGAGATCAGGCACAAAGATCTGGAACTGGATCAAGTACGAACCGAGTTATCCATGCTTCAGAGCCAGATGAACCCGCATTTTCTGTTTAATACACTAAATGCACTGCTCGTTGTGAGCACCAAAAACGGTTATACAGAAGTTTCGGAAATTATAAAGAGTTTATCGCTGCTAATGAGACAACTGCTCAGCAGATCAGATAATCTTATTACACTGGAGGAGGAGCTGCAGTTCACTACGCTTTATCTTCAGATTGAGAAGTTCAGGTTCGGGGAGTTGTTTGATTATACTTTTGATATTGATCCGGAGGCTGCGGGTAAACGCATTCCACGTATGAGTATTCAGCCGCTGGTTGAGAATGCATGCAAGCATGGTTTGCAGGCGCGCAAAACAGGACGATTAATTCATATTACTGCCAAGCTTGGCGAATCCGGGCTGGTTATTCGTGTCATAGATAACGGAATCGGGATGGAACAGGACAAACTGCGCCAATTATTACAGGATGTGCGGTCGGATCAGGCAAAAGACGGCTCACATGTAGGCATCCGCAACGTATACCGCCGCCTGGAGCTGTTTTATGACGGGGATGCAGCGTTTACGATTCGCAGTGAGAAAGGCAGCGGTACGGAAGCCGGGTTTCATATTCCGACAGATAGACTGTGA